The Salvia miltiorrhiza cultivar Shanhuang (shh) chromosome 1, IMPLAD_Smil_shh, whole genome shotgun sequence genome has a window encoding:
- the LOC131005369 gene encoding factor of DNA methylation 4-like isoform X3 codes for MENKYKETSISLSSVISEKDEMVQAFNEERRKLQQSASDQLQKVLQDHDRITMELEVQRKKLKQEEQELEEREAQLNHEKKQNEMAILELKRADEKMLILGEEHKREKEKLQRKMIDLERELDAKQALKLEIQRLTGNLQVVKHMGDDGDKDMSEKFLSIQQELEEKEEELQHLDQLCQALIIKERKTNDELQEARKELTNEMNYVSARVSIGVKRMGELSSNAFIPAAKRMYKGSEPELRAVELCSHWDSRIRDSNWHPLKIIEIEGGKRHKTILNEEDEELTVLRNELGEEAYEAVTTALMEANEYNPSGRYVVKELWNNKEKRRATLKEGIAYIIKQWSALKNKRR; via the exons AAAGAAACTTCCATATCCCTTAGCAGTGTGATAAGCGAAAAGGATGAGATGGTTCAAGCTTTCAATGAAG AAAGAAGAAAACTGCAACAAAGTGCCAGTGATCAACTCCAAAAAGTTCTCCAGGACCATGACAGAATCACCATGGAATTGGAAGTTCAGAGGAAGAAGCTCAAGCAAGAGGAGCAAGAGTTGGAGGAACGTGAAGCTCAGCTCAACCATGAGAAGAAACAG AATGAGATGGCAATCTTGGAATTAAAGAGGGCAGATGAAAAGATGTTAATCTTGGGAGAAGAGCATAAG agagagaaagagaagctTCAGAGAAAAATGATTGACTTAGAAAGAGAACTTGATGCAAAGCAAGCGCTGAAGTTGGAGATACAACGTCTCACGGGGAATCTGCAAGTAGTAAAGCATATGGGAGACGACGGTGACAAGGACATGTCAGAGAAGTTTCTTTCCATACAGCAAGAActagaagagaaggaagaagaactTCAACATCTTGATCAACTCTGTCAAGCTCTTATTATCAAAGAACGGAAAACCAATGATGAATTGCAAGAAGCTCGGAAAGAACTAACAAAT GAAATGAATTATGTGTCTGCTCGGGTCAGCATTGGGGTCAAGAGAATGGGAGAGTTAAGTAGTAATGCCTTTATACCAGCAGCCAAAAGGATGTATAAGGGTAGTGAACCAGAGCTCAGAGCTGTTGAGTTATGCTCGCATTGGGATAGTCGCATAAGGGATTCTAATTGGCACCCTCTCAAGATCATCGAAATTGAAGGTGGTAAACGTCACAAG ACAATCctgaatgaagaagatgaggaactGACAGTGCTGAGGAATGAGTTAGGCGAAGAAGCCTATGAAGCAGTGACGACAGCCTTGATGGAGGCGAATGAGTATAATCCAAGCGGTAGGTATGTAGTGAAGGAGCTGTGGAATAACAAAGAGAAAAGAAGAGCAACTCTGAAAGAAGGAATAGCATATATCATCAAGCAATGGAGCGCACTTAAAAACAAGAGACGTTAG
- the LOC131012101 gene encoding putative F-box protein At3g10240: protein MEPDLFKYVPSEIMSNIFSRLHSEAVAISKCVCKAWLHLLETDYFVNSYLCKPSLAVLARDSTRLTVFNLKDEDEDEDGVDHDHDRHYIPVADFDIPQRGAKVKGTSANGLLLVFSKPKSLCICNPLTRDYVELCCPQQSIRASELLCGFGVSKISGRHKVVCMTRSESHCHVYTLGATQTWRTVAKPSGVFCDYAYGVSFGQLVKGNLHWKLWGEAICCFDVETECFSRFSTPPRGGNADLSVLQGCLCACRLAWDKDEGNEVIEIWLMKEYGDDESWSKEYVMIYHPDFPPGPAIYPIKVFKDGDILMLLEEEFLLYYSNNTKNTQQVHALEAATGDTYISAIIFTPTLSSLKTLGMENVISLNSIS, encoded by the coding sequence ATGGAGCCAGATTTGTTCAAATATGTACCATCTGAAATCATGAGCAATATCTTCTCAAGGCTCCATTCCGAAGCAGTTGCAATAAGCAAGTGCGTTTGCAAAGCATGGCTCCATCTCCTCGAGACTGATTATTTCGTCAACTCCTATCTCTGTAAACCCTCCCTAGCCGTCTTGGCACGCGACTCAACCCGGTTAACAGTTTTCAATCTCaaagacgaagacgaagacgaagacgGAGTCGATCACGATCACGATCGTCACTACATTCCAGTCGCAGATTTCGATATCCCTCAGCGAGGAGCAAAAGTGAAAGGTACCTCTGCTAACGGCCTGCTCCTTGTATTCTCCAAGCCCAAATCTCTCTGCATATGCAATCCGCTCACTCGCGACTACGTCGAGCTTTGCTGCCCTCAACAATCCATCCGTGCGTCGGAGTTGCTTTGTGGGTTTGGAGTGAGCAAAATAAGTGGGCGGCATAAGGTGGTGTGTATGACTCGTTCTGAATCCCATTGCCACGTGTACACCCTCGGAGCAACACAGACATGGAGGACCGTCGCCAAGCCTTCTGGCGTGTTTTGCGACTACGCATACGGCGTGAGCTTTGGCCAACTTGTGAAGGGCAATCTCCATTGGAAGTTATGGGGTGAGGCTATTTGTTGTTTCGATGTTGAAACAGAGTGTTTCAGCCGCTTCTCCACTCCTCCTCGAGGTGGAAATGCGGACTTGTCCGTTTTGCAGGGCTGCCTGTGTGCTTGTCGCCTCGCATGGGATAAAGATGAAGGTAACGAGGTGATTGAGATATGGTTGATGAAGGAATATGGAGACGACGAATCTTGGAGCAAGGAGTATGTGATGATCTACCATCCTGATTTTCCACCGGGGCCGGCTATTTACCCCATCAAGGTTTTCAAAGATGGCGACATCTTGATGTTGTTGGAGGAGGAGTTTCTCCTCTATTACTCCAACAACACCAAAAATACTCAACAAGTCCATGCATTAGAAGCTGCTACAGGAGATACCTATATTTCTGCCATCATTTTCACCCCAACTCTTTCCTCACTCAAAACTTTGGGTATGGAGAATGTAATCTCGCTCAACTCGATTTCATAA
- the LOC131005432 gene encoding factor of DNA methylation 3-like — protein MNGTEKRCRDTHAVHLRLSLLLFLSLRNSKLPFGVAISLSVFLLCGVWRLLIQWTEGPVCSGQHWDQENNAFLPAAKRMYMDNETELRAAELCTQWDSRIRDPNWNSFKMIENEHGNGYETILNEEDEELTVVRNELGEEAYEAVTTALMEANEYNPSGRYVVQELWNNKEKRRATLKEGIAYIIKQWRTLKSKRR, from the exons ATGAACGGGACGGAGAAAAGGTGCAGAGACACTCATGCAGTGCATCTGAggctctctctccttctctttctctctctgcgCAACTCCAAACTTCCTTTCGGAGTGGCGATTTCGCTTTCTGTTTTCCTTCTCTGCGGCGTGTGGCGTCTCCTTATACAGT GGACTGAAGGACCAGTCTGCTCGGGGCAGCATTGGGATCAAGAGAATAATGCATTTTTACCAGCAGCCAAAAGGATGTATATGGATAATGAAACAGAGCTCAGAGCTGCTGAGTTATGCACGCAATGGGATAGTCGCATAAGGGATCCTAATTGGAACTCTTTCAAGATGATCGAAAATGAACATGGTAACGGTTACGAG ACAATCctgaatgaagaagatgaggaactGACAGTGGTGAGGAATGAGTTAGGCGAAGAAGCCTACGAAGCAGTGACGACAGCCTTGATGGAGGCGAATGAGTATAATCCAAGCGGTAGGTATGTAGTGCAGGAGCTGTGGAATAACAAAGAGAAAAGAAGAGCAACTCTGAAAGAAGGAATAGCATATATCATCAAGCAATGGAGGACGCTCAAAAGCAAGAGACGCTAG
- the LOC131005395 gene encoding guanine nucleotide-binding protein subunit beta-2 → MSVAELKERHMAAAETVNSLKERLKQKRLLLLDTDVAGYARAQGQTRVSFGPTDLVCCRTLQGHTGKVYSLDWTPERNRIVSASQDGRLIVWNALTSQKTHAIKLPCAWVMTCAFSPSGQSVACGGLDSMCSIFNLNSQTDKDGNLPVSRMLSGHKGYVSSCQYVPDEDTHLITASGDQTCVLWDITTGLRTSVFGGEFQSGHTADVLSVSINGSNSRMFISGSCDSTVRLWDTRVASRAVRTFHGHEGDVNTVKFFPDGHRFGSGSDDGTCRLFDIRTGHQLQEYNQQHDDNEAPHVTSIAFSTSGRLLFAGYTNGDCYVWDTLLAEVVLDLGKLQNSHDGRISCLGLSADGSALCTGSWDSNLKIWAFGGHRRVN, encoded by the exons ATGTCCGTCGCTGAACTGAAGGAGCGGCACATGGCCGCCGCAGAAACCGTTAATTCCCTCAAGGAGAGATTAAAGCAGAAGCGCCTTCTCCTTCTCGACACTGATG TTGCCGGCTACGCCCGAGCGCAGGGACAAACTCGGGTGAGTTTTGGGCCGACTGATCTGGTTTGTTGCCGGACTCTTCAGGGGCACACGGGAAAG GTGTATTCGCTGGATTGGACTCCGGAAAGGAATCGTATAGTCAGTGCATCTCAAGATGGAAGATTAATAGTTTGGAATGCTCTCACAAGCCAGAAGACTCATGCAATTAAGCTACCTTGTGCATGGGTCATGACTTGTGCCTTCTCACCCAGTGGGCAATCTGTTGCCTGTGGTGGCCTAGATAGTATGTGCTCTATCTTTAATCTGAACTCCCAAACCGACAAGGATGGGAATCTTCCAGTATCAAGAATGCTTAGTGGTCACAAGGGTTATGTATCGTCATGTCAGTATGTTCCAGATGAGGATACACACCTTATAACTGCTTCTGGTGACCAAACGTGTGTTCTATGGGATATAACTACTGGCCTAAGGACGTCCGTGTTTGGGGGCGAATTCCAGTCTGGACACACTGCTGATGTTCTAAG TGTCTCTATTAATGGATCCAACTCTAGAATGTTCATATCTGGCTCTTGTGATTCAACTGTCCGTCTGTGGGATACTCGGGTTGCTAGTCGAGCTGTTCGTACTTTTCATGGTCATGAGGGAGATGTTAATACAGTGAAGTTCTTTCCCGATGGGCATAGATTTGGATCGGGTTCAGATGATGGAACTTGCAGATTGTTTGACATTAGAACAGGCCACCAGCTACAAGAGTACAATCAACAACATGATGACAACGAGGCTCCTCATGTAACTTCAATTGCATTCTCCACATCTGGCCGTCTCCTATTTGCCGGGTACACCAACGGAGATTGTTACGTCTGGGACACTTTATTGGCGGAG GTGGTGTTGGACTTGGGAAAGCTTCAAAATTCTCACGATGGTCGGATCAGCTGTTTGGGACTGTCTGCTGATGGTAGTGCCTTATGTACAGGAAGTTGGGACTCAAACCTCAAG ATCTGGGCTTTTGGAGGGCATAGAAGAGTCAACTGA